One stretch of Armigeres subalbatus isolate Guangzhou_Male chromosome 2, GZ_Asu_2, whole genome shotgun sequence DNA includes these proteins:
- the LOC134215101 gene encoding tRNA N(3)-methylcytidine methyltransferase Mettl2 isoform X2, translating to MEDSSVVELPVSGAQEEISNDVKRPQFGNRFLSNEDDVFRHNAWDNVEWDEEQEHAALEGVRKNSTVKMSDQNAAKLELQADANWNKFYAIHQNRFFKDRHWLFTEFPELAPRNTKDAPERVFPAGTNCAGSGLTSNVSVDFEVVQRTILELGCGVGNTVFPILKYSVEKNLKIYASDFSEQAIQILRESKEFDEKRCEAFVLDATAENWDVPFEENSIDIVVLIFVLSAINPDRMQHIANQIGRYLKPGGLVLLRDYGRYDLAQLRFKPGKCLKENFYARGDNTLVYFFTQEDLRTLFQNAGLVEEQNIIDRRLQVNRGRMIKMYRVWVQVKFRKPFTNK from the exons ATGGAAGACTCAAGTGTAGTAGAATTACCCGTATCCGGTGCACAAGAAGAAATTTCAAACGACGTTAAACGGCCACAGTTTGGAAATCGCTTTCTGTCCAACGAGGATGATGTTTTCCGGCACAATGCTTG GGATAATGTTGAATGGGACGAAGAGCAAGAGCATGCTGCCCTTGAGGGTGTTCGGAAGAACTCGACGGTAAAGATGAGCGATCAGAACGCAGCGAAGCTCGAATTGCAAGCAGATGCCAATTGGAACAAATTCTATGCAATCCATCAGAATCGTTTCTTTAAGGATAGGCACTGGCTATTCACGGAGTTCCCGGAACTTGCCCCCCGGAACACGAAAGACGCTCCGGAGCGGGTGTTTCCAGCGGGAACGAACTGTGCAGGGTCTGGATTGACATCAAATGTGTCGGTTGATTTCGAAGTTGTGCAGCGAACTATTCTGGAACTCGGCTGCGGAGTTGGGAACACGGTGTTTCCGATTCTCAAATATAGCGtcgagaaaaatttgaaaatctacgCCAGTGATTTCTCGGAGCAAGCTATTCAAATTTTGAGGGAAAGCAAGGAGTTTGATGAAAAACGATGTGAGGCTTTCGTGCTTGATGCTACGGCGGAAAACTGGGACGTTCCATTTGAGGAGAACAGTATTGACATCGTTGTGCTGATATTTGTGTTATCAGCAATTAATCCTGATCG AATGCAACATATCGCGAACCAAATAGGGCGATATCTGAAGCCGGGAGGATTAGTGCTGCTAAGAGATTATGGCCGTTACGATTTGGCTCAGCTGCGGTTCAAACCGGGTAAATGTCTGAAGGAGAATTTTTACGCACGCGGCGATAATACGCTGGTTTACTTTTTCACGCAAGAAGATTTGAGGACACTGTTTCAAAATGCAGGGTTAGTGGAGGAGCAAAATATAATAGACCGTCGTTTGCAAGTCAATAGAGGACGAATGATAAAGATGTATCGCGTGTGGGTGCAGGTAAAGTTTAGGAAACCttttacaaataaataa
- the LOC134215101 gene encoding tRNA N(3)-methylcytidine methyltransferase Mettl2 isoform X1, whose product MMFSGTMLGRIFFSICVKRAHNRSCFVLRYYTDYEFTRYRKKPRIGERFLKDPSEVFEFNTWDNVEWDEEQEHAALEGVRKNSTVKMSDQNAAKLELQADANWNKFYAIHQNRFFKDRHWLFTEFPELAPRNTKDAPERVFPAGTNCAGSGLTSNVSVDFEVVQRTILELGCGVGNTVFPILKYSVEKNLKIYASDFSEQAIQILRESKEFDEKRCEAFVLDATAENWDVPFEENSIDIVVLIFVLSAINPDRMQHIANQIGRYLKPGGLVLLRDYGRYDLAQLRFKPGKCLKENFYARGDNTLVYFFTQEDLRTLFQNAGLVEEQNIIDRRLQVNRGRMIKMYRVWVQVKFRKPFTNK is encoded by the exons ATGATGTTTTCCGGCACAATGCTTGGTAGGATATTTTTCTCTATCTGCGTCAAACGAGCGCATAATCGGTCTTGTTTTGTGCTGCGATACTACACCGATTACGAGTTTACTCGGTATCGGAAAAAGCCTCGCATTGGCGAACGATTTCTCAAAGATCCCTCGGAGGTTTTTGAGTTCAACACATG GGATAATGTTGAATGGGACGAAGAGCAAGAGCATGCTGCCCTTGAGGGTGTTCGGAAGAACTCGACGGTAAAGATGAGCGATCAGAACGCAGCGAAGCTCGAATTGCAAGCAGATGCCAATTGGAACAAATTCTATGCAATCCATCAGAATCGTTTCTTTAAGGATAGGCACTGGCTATTCACGGAGTTCCCGGAACTTGCCCCCCGGAACACGAAAGACGCTCCGGAGCGGGTGTTTCCAGCGGGAACGAACTGTGCAGGGTCTGGATTGACATCAAATGTGTCGGTTGATTTCGAAGTTGTGCAGCGAACTATTCTGGAACTCGGCTGCGGAGTTGGGAACACGGTGTTTCCGATTCTCAAATATAGCGtcgagaaaaatttgaaaatctacgCCAGTGATTTCTCGGAGCAAGCTATTCAAATTTTGAGGGAAAGCAAGGAGTTTGATGAAAAACGATGTGAGGCTTTCGTGCTTGATGCTACGGCGGAAAACTGGGACGTTCCATTTGAGGAGAACAGTATTGACATCGTTGTGCTGATATTTGTGTTATCAGCAATTAATCCTGATCG AATGCAACATATCGCGAACCAAATAGGGCGATATCTGAAGCCGGGAGGATTAGTGCTGCTAAGAGATTATGGCCGTTACGATTTGGCTCAGCTGCGGTTCAAACCGGGTAAATGTCTGAAGGAGAATTTTTACGCACGCGGCGATAATACGCTGGTTTACTTTTTCACGCAAGAAGATTTGAGGACACTGTTTCAAAATGCAGGGTTAGTGGAGGAGCAAAATATAATAGACCGTCGTTTGCAAGTCAATAGAGGACGAATGATAAAGATGTATCGCGTGTGGGTGCAGGTAAAGTTTAGGAAACCttttacaaataaataa